In Truepera sp., the sequence GGAGTAGGGTTTGTCGGCAAGCGCAACCTCCCCCAAGCGCCGCCCCTGGCTTCCATGGCTGATCGGCCTGGTAGGGCTGGGGTTGATCGCCTGGCGCATGTTCTATCTTCATGGTGTAAACGAGACCTTCAACGCCGCCTTCTTCTCGGGCGCCGTCGTGAGATCCTTGCAGCTCGGCAGCCTGTACGCGCTCATAGCGCTCGGCTACACGATGGTCTACGGCATCATCCGGCTCATCAATTTCGCGCACGGCGAGGTGTTCATGGTCGGGGCCTTCGCCGCCTATTTCCTGTTCACGAAGACGCCCTACTCCTGGCCGGTCGCCGTTTTGGTGGGCGCCGCGGTGGGTTACGGCGTCATGCAGTTCCTCGGCTTCTTCAGGACCGAGAAGCGCGACCCGATCGTTCTGGCCGGGGCGCTCATCGCGTTCGCGGTCGTCACGTTCGCCCTCGCCTCCACTCAACTCGGCTGGTTCGCGGCCATGGTGGCGTCCATGTTCATCACGGGCGTGCTGGGCATGACCATAGACCGAGTGGCCTACCGGCCGTTGAGGGGCGCCCCCAGGAACTCGATGCTGATCACGGCCATCGCCGTGTCGTTCTTCCTGCAGAACTTCGGCATCCTGGCCTTCTCAAACCGCCAGACGCCGTTCAGGCCACAGTCCTTCTGGACGAGCATGCTTCAGTTCAACGTGTTCGGTGAACCTCTGTACACGTCATGGATGATCGTCCTCGTGCCGGTCGTCACCGCCGTTCTCGTGGTGGCCCTGACGCTGTTCGTGACGCGCACGCGCCTCGGGAAGGCCATGCGCGCCACCGCCCAGGACGCCGAGACCGCCCAGATGATGGGGGTCAACGTCGACCGCGTGATAGCGACCACGTTCTTGTTGGGCTCCATGCTGGCCGCCGCCGCCGGCGTGCTCTGGGGCATGACCTTCGGCAGCATCAACCAACCAGCCATCTTCGGGATCCTGCCCGGCATCAAGGCGTTCGCTGCGGCCGTCATCGGCGGCATCGGCAGCCTGCCCGGCGCCGTCGTGGGTGGCGTCCTGCTTGGGTTCTTGGAGAACTTCCTCACGGCGCTGTTCCCCCGCACCGCGGCCTTCGGCGGCATCACCGAGTACAAGGACACGTTCGCGTTCCTCGCCATGATCCTCATCCTGTTGATCCGGCCTAGCGGCATCGTGGGCGAAGACCTCTCGGAGAAGGTATGAAGCCCCCTCTCGACGGCGCGCCGCCCGTACCCGCCCCCGCCGCGTACGTCCCCCACTACACCAAGCGGCGAACCCGCAACACGCTGCTGACGCTGGGTGGCCTGGCCCTGACGGTGCTCGTGCTGCTGTTGGTGGACGGCGGCACCAGCTCCAAGCTCAAGCAGGTCTTCGCGCTGTTCGCCATCTGGGGCATAGCCACCGTGAGCCTCAACCTCGTCAACGGCGTCACGGGGATCTTGTCGCTGGGCCACCACGGCTTCATGCTGGTTGGCGGTTACACCACCGGCCTCCTCATCCTGCCGGCCGCCACGCGCGAGACGCTCGCCAGCAGCGCCCGCAGCAACCTCTCCGACTTCTCCATCGGGCTGTCGGTGGAGAACATGCTGCGAGGCGTCGGC encodes:
- a CDS encoding branched-chain amino acid ABC transporter permease, producing MQFLGFFRTEKRDPIVLAGALIAFAVVTFALASTQLGWFAAMVASMFITGVLGMTIDRVAYRPLRGAPRNSMLITAIAVSFFLQNFGILAFSNRQTPFRPQSFWTSMLQFNVFGEPLYTSWMIVLVPVVTAVLVVALTLFVTRTRLGKAMRATAQDAETAQMMGVNVDRVIATTFLLGSMLAAAAGVLWGMTFGSINQPAIFGILPGIKAFAAAVIGGIGSLPGAVVGGVLLGFLENFLTALFPRTAAFGGITEYKDTFAFLAMILILLIRPSGIVGEDLSEKV